In a single window of the Cygnus olor isolate bCygOlo1 chromosome 5, bCygOlo1.pri.v2, whole genome shotgun sequence genome:
- the EPS8L2 gene encoding epidermal growth factor receptor kinase substrate 8-like protein 2 — translation MSLKGSLSSSPGSANGSMGRADGASKLSAKDLYEQRKKYSNSNIIMHETSQYHVQHLATFIMDKSESIVTVDDAIRKLILLNSKEKIWTQEMLLQVNDKSIRLLDCESQEELEDFPLPTVQHCQTVLNQMRYSSILLLVCQDSEQHKPDIHFFNCDEVEAEMVHEDIESALADHKHGKKVRPQTLKANQEKIRQRQSILPPPQGPAPIPIQHDMRGPAMNRNRVAPPSQYEPDYERRGSASQDHEESRIILAQKIEKETQILNCTLDDIEVFVARLQKAAEAFKQLNQRKKGKKNKKKGPAEGVLTLRARPPNEAEFIDCFQKTKLAFNLLAKLRKHIQNPSASELVHFLFGPLELIVNSCAGPELARSVVSPLLSKDATDFLRGHLTPKEISLWESLGETWTRSRAEWPREANIPTYIPKFRNGWEPPIEIFRGAPWEIDIGHLQEELSSANGYPYRNSSLKRGQTADQTQAVDAFKQNVTQHVNRNFEAQGMALPKRYAKIHYDFTARNANELSVLKDEILEVLEENKQWWKLLNRSGQAGYVPYNILDEVKLEELEQANQRYKGDLSPRGYGPSSPTHKLPASYAGDKWGSEMLSRNSPQDAKEQLLHQMDEVNDELLKKITNSKIQPPHRNFKVEKPQEVSVPLTFESSAEEVKAWLEAKSFSKGTVEHLGILTGAQLFSLNREELKKVCGDEGNRVYSKITVEKNQLEKNRGETELQEIMKRRQERIDSAN, via the exons CACTTGGCCACCTTCATCATGGACAAGAGCGAGTCCATCGTGACGGTGGATGACGCCATCCGAAAACTCATACTGCTCAACTCTAAAGAGAAGATCTGGAcgcaggagatgctgctgcaagTGAACGACAAGTCCATCCGCCTGCTCGACTGCGAGTCGCAG gaggagctggaggactTCCCGCTGCCGACAGTCCAGCACTGCCAGACGGTGCTGAATCAGATGCGCTAttcctccatcctcctcctggTGTGCCAGGATTCGGAGCAGCACAAACCTGACATCCACTTCTTCAACTGCGACGAGGTGGAG GCGGAGATGGTCCATGAAGACATAGAAAGCGCCCTGGCAGACCACAAGCATGGGAAGAAAGTAAGACCACAGACGCTCAA AGCAAACCAAGAAAAGATCAGGCAGAGACAGTCTATCCTCCCACCACCACAAGGGCCGGCTCCCATCCCGATCCAGCACGACATGCGAGGGCCAGCGATGAACAGGAACCGGGTGGCACCCCCTTCCCAGTATGAACCAG ACTATGAACGACGAGGATCTGCCTCCCAGGACCATGAAGAGTCCCGAATCATCTTAGCACAGAAGATTGAAAAAGAAACG CAAATCCTGAACTGCACTCTGGATGATATCGAAGTGTTTGTCGCCAGGCTTCAGAAGGCTGCAGAGGCATTCAAACAGCTCAatcaaaggaagaaagggaagaagaacaagaagaaagggCCAGCAG AGGGCGTGCTGACTCTTCGAGCAAGACCCCCGAACGAGGCTGAGTTCATCGACTGCTTCCAGAAAACCAAATTGGCTTTTAACCTCTTG GCCAAACTGAGAAAGCACATCCAGAACCCAAGCGCTTCAGAGTTGGTGCATTTCCTATTTGGACCACTGGAACTG ATCGTCAATAGCTGTGCTGGCCCTGAGCTTGCCAGGTCTGTTGTCAGCCCGCTTCTGTCTAAAGATGCCACAGATTTCCTCAGAGGACACCTGACACCAAAAGAGATAAGCCTCTGGGAGTCGCTGGGAGAGACATGGACCAGATCCAG AGCTGAATGGCCCCGAGAAGCAAACATTCCCACCTACATCCCCAAATTCCGCAATGGCTGGGAACCACCCATAGAAATCTTCCGTGGAGCTCCCTGGGAAATAGACATCGGACACTTGCAAGAAGAG CTATCATCAGCCAATGGATATCCTTACCGTAACTCCTCACTCAAACGCGGCCAGACAGCTGATCAGACACAAGCTGTGGATGCCTTTAAGCAGAACGTAACTCAGCATGTAAATAG gaATTTTGAGGCGCAGGGAATGGCCCTGCCGAAGAGATATGCCAAAATCCACTATGATTTCACTGCGCGAAATGCCAATGAACTCTCAGTGCTTAAGGATGAAATCCTGGAG gtgttggaagaaaataagcagTGGTGGAAGTTGCTCAACCGGAGCGGACAGGCTGGTTACGTCCCTTATAACATCCTGGATGAGGTGAAACTGGAAGAGCTCGAACAG GCTAACCAGAGGTACAAAGGAGACCTGAGCCCCAGAGGTTATGGACCATCCAGCCCAACTCACAAGCTACCGGCCAGCTATGCTGGGGATAAATGGGGAAGTGAAATGTTATCACGCAACTCTCCCCAGGACGCCAAAGAAC AACTTCTGCATCAAATGGACGAAGTGAATGATGAATTGCTAAAGAAGATTACAAACAGTAAAATTCAGCCTCCCCACAGGAATTTCAAAGTGGAAAAGCCTCAGGAAGTTTCTGTGCCCCTCACCTTCGAATCCAGTGCTGAAGAAGTCAAAGCTTGGCTGGAGGCAAAGTCATTCAGCAAAGG GACAGTGGAACACCTTGGCATCCTTACTGGAGCTCAGCTTTTCTCCCTGAACAGAGAGGAACTGAAGAAAGTGTGTGGCGATGAGGGAAACAGAGTGTACAGTAAAATCACGGTGGAAAAAAACCAACTGGAG AAAAACAGAGGGGAGACAGAGCTCCAAGAAATTATGAAGCGTCGCCAGGAGAGGATTGATTCTGCTAATTAA